The nucleotide sequence GACCATCGCGACCCTATCGACAAGCTAAGGATGCAAAGGGTGCAACAATGCGCAACGGATGGGAGTGATGTCATGCATGCGTGTACTTAGGTTTGATAGATGAAGGGTTTGGATTCGACGAGCCCGAATGATCGAGATCAATATAACGCCAATTAAACGAAGAGACATTTGGATTGGATTTAAGTGTACAAGGACATATCATGTGATCTGATTAAATGAAAGGACTGTACCGTGCACTATAAATCGGGTCCATTTTCACTTCATTCACTAGAGTAAAATGATAATATCATCCCCGTCATCCcacaataaaatacaaataaataaatcataaaaaatataatGCTAAAAATTAATCCCAAAATCTATAATCGTGGGGACAAGCTATTCATTCCATTCTTGCATATGCAGCAAGTCCAAATTATCAATCAAGCTATTAAATTGCACTATTGTTTTCTTATATTTAGGGGCATTCATAGTTAAAGTTGTAAATCAAAGacttaacaataataataaaaatgaattaaccgttaatttaaaataataattatgtcACATCCAACAATGAACTCTCACTTCTGTCATCACCGTCCGCATAAAATCCACAAAATCaaaaatacaattttttttaaaaaagatatctCTTATTATCAACTTTCACTTTCCATCGGCCAATTTTATGCGGAGAGGAATCGCCATTTGACAACATCCGCATCAATGGACCCGCACCCATCTCACCCGGTTTACAAAACCGGATGAAGCATTATCTTACATTATAATAATGAGATTGACCTGATAACATtccaaataaaatccaaaactattttaataattaagcaaaaaaaattaaacataacgCTTTCAAATGAAATTTCCACAAAGATAAAGCTGATCCTTCTCGCCAGTGTAGCCAATCCTGGAGTTTTCCTGCACAGAATCACAAAACCAGATCCCCACCGTCCGTTGGCTATGTACAGTTGTACTATACATCCTTATGGGGCTTCTAAGTTCACTATTTACAAACCACTAACATTTCGTCCGTCCGATTTTTTTTGCTGTatgtttttttgaatttatttaaaatcgtTTACTTCACCAGGTCTGATACCCAACCGACGTCCGGCGATACGTCGTCCGGAGATTTCTCCATCACGCATTCCTTGCTCAGCTTCTCGAAGATCTTGGCCCTCAAGGCTCTCCCGGACTCGACCCTCTCCGCCGGTTCTTCGCACGGAGCGAAGCCGCCGACATCGATGCCGTCGAACCAGCTTACGCCGCCGGCGACCGCGGTGGGGGTCGCCGGTAGACTGCAGAAACCTGGCCTGCCACGTGGTGACGAGAAGGGGCCATTGGTTGCTCGTAATCCCCATGAGCAGGGGAACGTGTTGGCTTTCTTTAGCTGCAACTGGCGCATAGAGGCGACGATTTCGTTGATCGATGTTCGAACAGGCCAGGCGGCGCTCCTAAGGGTGGCCGTGTTTGGCGACATCGGGGGTGAGTCCGACGGCGGGGAGAGCGGCAGTGTAGTGGTTGGGGACGTGGAAATCAAGTGCTTCGAGATGTACGACTCCAGCACTTGCTGTCGCAGTGGCGAGCCATCGTACGACTCGACGGCCGCTACCGCTGACTTACCCGACGTCGGCTGCTGCTGCAACTGTGGAAAGATACGAAGCTGATCCGGCGTATGGGCGAAGAAGCAAACGCGGCGGCGGCAGGCGGTGCCGTCCTTGCAGGGCTGCGTGCGATAGCGGGCAGGGTGAAGCCAGCACTCGAACACCCCGTGCGCGTACTCGCACGCGTCGCCGCGCTTGCAACCACCCTTTCGGAAGTCAGGGCAGGCGGCGCCGGAGTAGTGATACATATGCGGATCGCGACGGCGCGCCTTCTCCCCCGGATGCGCGAAGGGACACTCGGTCCAGTCGTGGGAGCGGCCGCGTGCACAACGCCGCACCTTAAACTCGTACATCCGAAACTCATCGGACGAGTACACGTCCAAGGCAACATCCGACTCGTCCACCTCCTCTtccggcgccggcgccggcgccgCGAACTCGTCGCAAGGCAAGTACTTCTGCAGCGTCGCAGCAAGGGCCGATGACCCGCCGTAATCTCCACCGCCACGAGCAGCAGCGAGACCATAACCCACACCAACAGACGGATCTTCGAAGTGGGAAGACCATGGCGGAATGCGAGCCGCCAACAGACCACCGGTTTCCCCGCCCACCATCATCATCTCCTTCCTCGCTCAATTAACTATTTTTTGTCGATCTATCTGAGGGCATGGCGTGGTGACGGGGAGAGGGAGGGGGTTGAATATAAACAAGAGTCCTAACCACGGTCGAGTCAAGAATCAACCACGGCTAGTTAATCTGAGCTCCACGGCGACAAAACTAACGGCGTCATGAATGAACGGCGAACCGTGAAGGCGGTGGGGGCAGGTACCGGCAGTCGTACGACGAGTGTAACGGCGTGAGGGGGAGTCGGTTTTAAGGAGGTAGTGGGACACGTGGAGGAAGCAGAGGAGTGCGAAGTTACGCGCAGGGCGAGGTGGTGTTGATAGGGCCGCCAGGGCACGTTCTCCCGTTCGGCGGAAGTTCACGATTTTGCCAATGCAGGTCGGTCCAAAATAAACCGGCTCACGGTTCAAGGTCGCGGTCCGGTCCGACCTCACGAGATGGCGACGGTGAAACTGCACATGGAGGTAGTAGCCCACTGATGCAGCGCAATTATGAAACTGATTAAGGCGAATCAAATGGCAACACCGACTCGGATTAATATCGGAGCCAGTACTGAACATAATTAGTGCGATGCCAGAAGGTTCAGCTacttatttaaataataataataataataaataaataaattttttgttaCGGAATTATTGCGTGGAAAAGAAATCGGGCGTGACCGTGATGGGCACGCAAGGGGGCACGTGCCGGGGGAGCACGGTCGCGTCCCCGTCCCACGTGGGTCGCCATGCCGCATTAGCCGACGCCGGCGTCCGTCGCAGGAAAACAAAATAACGTCGTCAGAAAATGAAAAACGAAAACAACGAGAGAAAacgttttttgtttttgtttttctttttttgtttttgccTTTTGCTTTGCGTCAAAATAAAGGAAGCGGGAGAGACGGAGGCGAGGACGAAAGGGGAGTGATGGGGAATCAATGCGAGCGTACGGCGCGACTCCACGCGTCGGGGTCGTCACGAGATCCGGGCCCAGGAGTGGGCTTGGGTCGTACACGTGGCGGCTTGCCTCCTGTCGACGTCCTAACCGACAGGCGCGGCAGCCTTAAGCGACGCGCAGTAGGGCGACACGGCGCCACGTGTTCTTCGAGATGCGGTTCGGTCAGGCTGGTTCAACTTTGCTGAACCTTGAATGAACTATGAACCGGACCCATGGAAACAAGTCAAGATCATCTCGATTTTATCCGTTACTAACTGAGTTGTCCTCGCCCGTAGTTCTTACTGAGAAAGGAAAGGTCATGGGCAAAAAAGTAAACTaccaaaaaaaattgttaaataaaaaaaacataattttttttacaatgaAGAGAAAAGGGAAGAACCATCCTTATTCATCCTTATTGTTGGTCCTTTCCTTCAGCTTTCCCTCCAACTTTCCCCTCTTTCGATAAAGCACTCAGTTTTACCATCATGCCTTGCACCACAAGAGCACAAGAATCTGAGACCAGGTCAAGTAACATATCGAAGAAGCTtgctcaaaaaatatatatacatacaaCAATATTAATTGTTCATCACAgtgttaattaaattattcacGTAATTCTGAAGATTCATGAGATGTCTCTGTTAATGAACACATGGCCTGAGCGACAATGAAATAGCCATCTGGATAAGAACTCCGGGACTTGATCACCAAACCAAGAAAAGCACGTCCGAATTGTCAATGGGTTTTTGCTATCTACATACAATATGTTTGGTTTGCATGGCAATTATAAATTGATATTGGTGAGGAAGGAAGTGAGAGGGCAAGTGGTGGTTGAATAGTgctgatgagcttgaggaggtgGAGACCTTATCCTCTTTGGGATGGGGGCCTCTGAGTTATAGTAATGCTGCTTCCTCcatgtgtttaaaaaaaaaaaaaaaaaaacgagagACAGACCGTGAGAGGGAGGACAAAAGGGATTTGTCGATCAATTAGCAACTATAATAAATATTTTCAAGACATCCTTTTGCTTGAAATGATCCAATGttcgatttttttttattctatgcAAAGACGGATTTAATTCACTAAATTCTCCCATACTCAAAGTTTTAAGACTctgatttaataaaaaaaaaaagatcaagCTGCCTTGTGTATCATAAGAAATGTTAATAACTGGGTCGAGAAAGAGATTTCGATGTTGATCCTTTAATATTCAAGTCAATGATCGAATAGAGTAAATGAATAATGAGAAGAATAATAATTAAGAGTGTGTAAAAAAATATAGCATTATGTATCTTCGTCTAAAGAATGAGACCCTCTTTTATATTATTACTCTTTATCTGTACACGAATCTAAAGGTATATCCAAAAAAAGATAGATCATACAGATCCTATAacaatttttctaaaataaactCATAATCTCTGCGTTTGGTAGAAATGAAATTTCTATTGTATAGTTTACATGCAAAATATTCTCTGTCCTCTGTAACACAAGAggccaaaaagaaatataaagttGTTGGGGACATGGTCGATCAACCGAGTTCTTCTTGTGATCCGATCGTCAATCACTCATAATGATCAGTCGATCGGACTTATAGAGTGTTATCGGGAACTTGTCTTTCACTCGACCCATTTATTTAGCCAAAGGATTCAATCAAATCGGACGTCCATTGTGTCTGATCATATAATAGTTCCGATTGATTGGATTATTTGGCCCGGCAAGTTAATCATGCTATCTTCAAGTGCCGAATAAGTCTTGGCTCCGGAGAATACTAACTCGTCTTGGCTCCGAAGAATCCAATCAAATAATCTGGTGAACTTAGCGTTCGATCGTCCCTATGATTCAGTCAGATAATCTCTCGGCCATGATGATAAACTGAGTTGGTTGACTAAATTTCACCAAAttaattttaatagagagatataTTCTCCAATCTACCTGACTAGTAAATTTAGAGTGGATATTTCGAAGTGAAGctttaaaataataaatctatattgtttattatttattgtttttttataatttagatatttaattttaaatgcaTTTAATAATTATAAAGTTAACACTGTGTTTAAAAAAAAAGGCAGAACAATAAATGAAATTCTCTCTTTTCCCCTTGAAATTGTAATAATGTAGCATTTCATTTCTACTTTTTGAAATACTAAGATTGTTTCTGAAAGCTTTAGTGGCAAAAGGTAAAGGGGAGTTCATTGTGCCTACTTTTGTGCAACCGTCCTCAAACCTCAAAAGGTAGTTTATAGAGCTCAAATGATCCAaggtaatttttttcaaaaaaatataataaaataatgagtttttttaatttaaaaaaaaaacagtgcGTAGCTGTTGGGCCGCTCCATTTATGGTCCTTAAAAAGTGCGTTATGGGCCAGCCCACTGTATTGTCAACTGATAAATAAGTTCGCTATTTAATTTttgcaataattaaaaaaattatatattttttatcgtAAAGATGTTCTATAACATAATTAAATTGTCAAAATATCCTTCGTTTTAATCCAAAATATCTTTATGATAAAATGTTTTTAAATGGTACAaatgtatattatatatatatatatataatattaaactTATTAACATTTTATTTTACACATGACATTAAATATTAAACATCCTCATTTATTTTAATGCGAACTTCTATAAGTTAGATCGATTATCCCATATTCGATATTGATGCAGTGATAAGGAGGGGAGGCCCCACCCCGCTGTTATGATGGAGGGCAGTGCCATGATGAAGGTCGGAGTCAAGATGGCCAAACGTCCCTATACCACTGGTCGATCGGGGAGCACACTTGCCTGATCGTCCGATCGGGATAATGAAGACTCGATCCAACATCGTAACAGCTCGGCAAGgttccgagcttccgacgctcagaaaGACTGCTAGGTATCTGCAAGGGCACGTCAAGCGGCTTTCCCGCTCGGCCTTATATAGAGTTATAAGAATGGAGCGGATTTACGACCGAGCTATACAAAAACAGAAGGGTGACCGAGCGACTTTCCCGCTCGTCCAGATAATGGCTCATGGATCAAGACAGCGAGAGCGCCGGTCGAGTGGCCTTCCCGCTCGGTCAGATAATATACTCATCCGAGCAGAAAGTAAGAACCCGAGCCGAACAATTATCCTTCGAGTGGCTATCCCGCTCAGCCAAGTAAAAGATACCGCTAGCCGGATATTATCTTTTTGGGAGCATGCACCGCtgacagacagcatggtcggcgaccggttcagacagaagatcgtacgacagaagcttccactatcacttcagataTATGCTCGGCTC is from Zingiber officinale cultivar Zhangliang chromosome 7B, Zo_v1.1, whole genome shotgun sequence and encodes:
- the LOC122005569 gene encoding zinc finger CCCH domain-containing protein 2-like — translated: MMMVGGETGGLLAARIPPWSSHFEDPSVGVGYGLAAARGGGDYGGSSALAATLQKYLPCDEFAAPAPAPEEEVDESDVALDVYSSDEFRMYEFKVRRCARGRSHDWTECPFAHPGEKARRRDPHMYHYSGAACPDFRKGGCKRGDACEYAHGVFECWLHPARYRTQPCKDGTACRRRVCFFAHTPDQLRIFPQLQQQPTSGKSAVAAVESYDGSPLRQQVLESYISKHLISTSPTTTLPLSPPSDSPPMSPNTATLRSAAWPVRTSINEIVASMRQLQLKKANTFPCSWGLRATNGPFSSPRGRPGFCSLPATPTAVAGGVSWFDGIDVGGFAPCEEPAERVESGRALRAKIFEKLSKECVMEKSPDDVSPDVGWVSDLVK